A single window of Ananas comosus cultivar F153 linkage group 19, ASM154086v1, whole genome shotgun sequence DNA harbors:
- the LOC109725188 gene encoding probable glycosyltransferase At5g03795, with protein sequence MAGGKPTPSSSSSFSVPRSLLALAAVTLISLTFLTLRSLRSPPQATVIVDAADPISSSSPSPPSSSVYHSPEVFPMNYAEMERRFRVYVYPDGDPGTYYQTPRKLTGKYASEGYFFQNIREGRFRTEDPDEADLFFVPISCHKMRGKGISYENMTIIVKNYVEGLINKYPYWNRTLGADHFFVTCHDVGVRAFEGLPLLVKNSIRVVCSPSYDVGYIPHKDVALPQVLQPFALPRGGNNIENRTILGFWAGHRNSKIRVILARVWENDTELAISNNRISRAIGELVYQKQFYRTKFCICPGGSQVNSARIADSIHYGCIPVILSNYYDLPFNDILDWRKFSIILKESDVYQLKSVLKSISNEEFIALHNSLVEVQKHFEWHSPPQPYDAFHMVMYELWLRHHVIKY encoded by the exons ATGGCGGGAGGGAAACCCaccccctcttcctcctcctccttctccgtaCCCCGCTCCCTCCTCGCCCTCGCTGCCGTAACCCTAATCTCCCTCACCTTCCTCACCCTCCGCTCCCTCCGCTCACCTCCCCAG GCCACCGTCATCGTGGACGCTGCGGATCCGATCTCTTCGTCTTCGCCATCTCCGCCCTCATCTTCGGTTTACCACTCCCCGGAGGTGTTTCCCATGAATTATGCGGAGATGGAGcggagatttagggtttatgtGTATCCGGACGGGGATCCGGGGACGTACTACCAGACGCCGCGGAAGCTGACGGGAAAGTACGCGAGCGAGGGGTACTTCTTCCAGAACATTCGGGAGGGCCGGTTCCGGACGGAGGATCCCGACGAGGCGGATCTCTTCTTCGTCCCCATTTCGTGCCACAAGATGCGGGGGAAG GGCATTTCTTATGAGAATATGACGATAATAGTGAAGAATTATGTTGAAGGATTGATTAATAAGTATCCTTACTGGAATAGGACACTGGGTGCAGATCACTTTTTTGTCACCTGCCATGATGTTGGTGTGAGGGCATTTGAAGGACTTCCACTGCTTGTAAAAAACTCCATTCGAGTTGTCTGCTCACCAAGCTATGATGTTGGGTATATCCCACACAAGGATGTTGCTCTTCCTCAAGTGCTGCAACCATTTGCACTTCCAAGGGGAGGAAACAACATTGAAAACAG GACAATACTTGGATTTTGGGCTGGCCATCGTAATTCAAAAATAAGAGTTATTCTAGCCCGTGTTTGGGAGAATGATACAGAGCTTGCCATCAGCAATAATCGGATAAGCAGAGCTATTGGAGAATTAGTTTACCAGAAGCAATTCTATAGGACTAAATTTTGCATTTGTCCAGGTGGCTCCCAAGTTAACAGTGCCCGTATAGCTGACTCTATTCACTATGGCTGCATTCCGG tAATTTTGTCAAATTACTATGATCTGCCATTTAATGACATTCTTGATTGGCGGAAGTTTTCTATTATACTCAAGGAGAGTGATGTCTACCAGCTAAAGTCTGTTTTGAAGTCTATTTCTAATGAAGAGTTTATTGCACTGCACAACTCCTTAGTCGAG GTCCAAAAGCACTTTGAGTGGCATTCACCTCCACAGCCTTACGATGCATTCCACATGGTAATGTATGAGCTTTGGTTACGGCACCATGTTATCAAGTACTAA